Proteins found in one Methanospirillum hungatei JF-1 genomic segment:
- a CDS encoding ABC transporter permease has protein sequence MNTRIIGEQVLRAWAVAKKDIRIYYYKPPVLISGILMPVFLYLAFLMGSKPISMSFLISGLLGMTLFFTSTAVSPVIFPWEGQAKTLERLVSCPISPEAIILGDLIASSVFGIAVTLVALIIGLILGASVLNFFLLICVIILGALCFSAIGILLSVPPTAIPQNIMLLSTLVKFPLIFISGIFMPVDQLPPLGQILAFISPLTYFTDIVRFSYTGAGSFPISFDLGMLLAFTIILILASVVLHKKTMPLRI, from the coding sequence ATGAATACCCGGATTATTGGTGAACAGGTTCTACGAGCATGGGCTGTTGCAAAGAAAGATATCAGAATTTATTACTATAAACCCCCGGTGCTGATCTCCGGCATACTGATGCCGGTATTTCTCTATCTGGCATTTCTCATGGGGAGCAAACCGATATCCATGTCTTTTTTAATATCCGGACTGCTTGGAATGACATTGTTCTTCACATCAACCGCAGTTTCCCCTGTCATATTTCCCTGGGAAGGACAGGCAAAAACTTTAGAGCGGCTTGTCTCCTGCCCGATATCTCCTGAAGCCATCATCCTTGGGGATTTGATAGCATCCTCGGTATTTGGTATTGCAGTAACCTTGGTTGCACTTATAATTGGTCTAATACTCGGAGCATCGGTTTTGAACTTTTTTTTACTCATCTGTGTAATTATTCTTGGAGCACTATGTTTTTCAGCAATCGGAATTCTGTTATCTGTTCCGCCAACTGCTATCCCCCAGAATATCATGCTCTTATCAACTCTGGTGAAATTTCCCCTGATATTTATATCCGGAATTTTTATGCCGGTTGATCAGCTCCCTCCGCTGGGCCAGATATTAGCCTTTATTTCACCCCTTACATACTTTACCGATATTGTACGGTTTTCGTATACCGGTGCAGGAAGTTTTCCGATTAGTTTTGATCTTGGAATGTTGCTGGCATTCACAATTATCCTGATTCTGGCAAGCGTGGTTCTCCATAAAAAAACCATGCCGCTTCGGATATAA
- a CDS encoding class I SAM-dependent methyltransferase, with product MIDWAHIWKEQYEAGSRLKEVGDCASLWNSKERALEFLNMSRENPERIEQVLSRLPITHESRILDIGAGPGTLAFPFAERAAHVTAIEPSPGMIEVMKDQIAELQVHNLTIVPKRWEDVDPSSDLTERFDIIVASYSLGMPDISAAIDKMLAVSSGQIWLFWFAGTTPWERHMERLWPDIHNESYSHGPKSDVLYNVLYQKGIYPNMTVHEMKYEKKYQSMDDAVYEMRRQIGCSDNYDPLIKEYLKDKIYMNGQSFIENGMTTRVCMWWDSNQYPKK from the coding sequence ATGATAGACTGGGCTCACATATGGAAAGAACAGTATGAAGCAGGGAGCAGACTCAAAGAAGTCGGAGACTGTGCCTCTCTTTGGAATTCAAAAGAGCGTGCCCTTGAATTTCTGAATATGTCACGGGAAAACCCTGAACGGATAGAGCAGGTATTATCACGACTTCCGATAACCCATGAAAGCCGAATTCTTGATATCGGTGCAGGTCCCGGAACACTTGCCTTTCCGTTTGCAGAACGGGCAGCACATGTCACTGCCATAGAACCGTCTCCCGGAATGATTGAAGTCATGAAGGACCAGATTGCTGAATTACAGGTACATAATCTTACTATTGTTCCAAAACGATGGGAGGATGTCGATCCTTCTTCAGATCTTACGGAAAGATTTGACATCATTGTTGCATCGTACTCTCTTGGAATGCCCGATATTAGTGCTGCCATTGACAAAATGCTCGCTGTTTCTTCTGGCCAGATATGGCTTTTCTGGTTTGCAGGAACAACACCCTGGGAACGGCACATGGAACGGTTATGGCCGGATATACATAACGAATCTTACTCACATGGTCCGAAATCTGATGTTTTGTATAATGTGCTGTATCAAAAAGGGATTTACCCGAATATGACGGTGCATGAGATGAAATATGAGAAAAAGTATCAATCCATGGACGATGCAGTCTATGAAATGAGGCGGCAGATTGGGTGTTCTGATAATTATGATCCTCTTATCAAAGAATATCTCAAGGATAAAATTTACATGAACGGACAGTCTTTCATCGAAAATGGCATGACCACACGGGTATGTATGTGGTGGGATTCGAATCAGTACCCCAAAAAATGA
- a CDS encoding ABC transporter ATP-binding protein, translated as MILNVQELGFLYRNHDVLHDIAFEVNHGEIMAILGPNGVGKTTLLKCLNRILNAKKGHIYLDGSEIQTLETLEIARRAGYVPQRVETGRLTAFDAVLLGRRPHIGWDVSDRDLRIVDAIFSRLSMDNLRLSYIDEMSGGELQKIAIARALVQEPRILLLDEPTSSLDLKNQVDILSTIAGIVREHGIAAVMTMHDLNQALRYADRFIFLKDGYIHFHGSYDAVTPEIIEDVYGLPVMMGMVGGVRCIVPGLSPSEA; from the coding sequence ATGATTCTGAATGTTCAGGAACTCGGTTTTTTGTACAGGAATCACGATGTACTGCATGATATTGCATTTGAAGTAAATCATGGCGAAATAATGGCGATTCTCGGTCCTAACGGGGTAGGGAAGACCACACTTCTCAAATGCCTGAACAGGATACTTAACGCGAAAAAGGGCCATATTTATCTGGATGGATCAGAGATCCAAACACTTGAAACGCTTGAAATTGCCCGTCGGGCCGGATATGTTCCCCAGCGGGTTGAGACCGGAAGACTCACTGCGTTTGATGCCGTTCTTCTCGGCAGAAGGCCTCATATCGGTTGGGATGTGAGTGATCGGGATCTCCGTATTGTTGATGCCATTTTCAGCCGGCTGTCAATGGATAATCTCCGGCTCTCGTACATCGATGAGATGAGCGGGGGTGAACTGCAGAAGATCGCCATTGCTCGTGCACTTGTCCAGGAACCACGGATCTTACTCCTTGACGAACCTACCAGTAGTCTTGATCTGAAAAACCAGGTGGATATCCTTTCAACAATTGCAGGAATTGTAAGAGAACATGGAATTGCTGCAGTGATGACCATGCATGATCTCAATCAGGCACTGCGATATGCTGACCGTTTCATCTTTTTAAAAGACGGGTATATTCACTTCCATGGTTCATATGATGCCGTTACACCGGAGATTATTGAAGACGTATACGGTCTTCCTGTTATGATGGGAATGGTCGGAGGGGTGCGGTGCATTGTTCCTGGCCTCAGCCCTTCTGAAGCATAA
- a CDS encoding P-loop NTPase: MKILICGKGGSGKSTLTALLAEYYGKDGKKVMVVDTDESNLGLHRFLGVNHPTDLMDQMGGKQELLGKMMSAMKSSEGIMNLQLFDQEWKLQDIPPACIAENGTVRLLSIGKIHHAGEGCACPMGFVAKQFLKNLKLLDNEMVIIDTEAGLEHFGRGVEEGADAVLMVLDPSYESVLLAKKAADMAASLSLPMYFVLNKVTQEISTQMRKDLPADKIIGEIPVDQNLLSAGLAGKEITGSSQSVMPVIQNIIAGIKSS; the protein is encoded by the coding sequence ATGAAGATACTTATTTGTGGAAAAGGAGGCAGCGGAAAAAGCACTCTGACCGCTCTTCTTGCAGAGTATTATGGAAAAGATGGAAAAAAAGTCATGGTCGTAGATACCGATGAATCAAATCTCGGACTTCACCGGTTCCTTGGAGTGAACCATCCGACTGATCTTATGGATCAGATGGGAGGAAAACAGGAACTTTTGGGGAAGATGATGTCAGCCATGAAGAGTTCTGAGGGCATTATGAATCTACAGTTATTTGACCAGGAATGGAAGCTTCAGGACATTCCCCCTGCCTGTATTGCAGAAAACGGTACCGTGAGACTTCTTTCTATCGGAAAGATACATCATGCCGGTGAAGGATGTGCCTGTCCCATGGGTTTTGTAGCCAAACAGTTTCTGAAAAACCTCAAACTCTTGGATAACGAGATGGTGATCATCGATACTGAAGCTGGTCTCGAACACTTTGGACGGGGAGTTGAGGAAGGAGCTGATGCTGTTCTGATGGTCCTTGACCCTTCGTATGAGTCTGTTCTTCTCGCAAAAAAAGCTGCAGATATGGCCGCGTCCCTGAGTCTTCCGATGTACTTTGTTCTCAATAAAGTCACACAGGAAATCAGTACCCAGATGAGAAAAGATCTCCCCGCTGACAAAATCATCGGAGAAATCCCTGTTGATCAGAACCTCCTGTCAGCAGGACTTGCCGGGAAGGAGATAACCGGTTCATCACAGTCTGTTATGCCGGTTATCCAGAATATCATCGCAGGAATAAAAAGTTCCTAA
- a CDS encoding FecCD family ABC transporter permease, giving the protein MHVADGRIPADYLGYVRIKYLWIVFGIILLFFLFIISISVGAVSIPPYDVLMTLFGQNVNHKYDAIIWNIRLPQALTAIIAGIGLSVAGVAMQSILRNPLGSPFTLGISNAGAFGAAVSVIFLGTGKIQSTIANPITINNPYITTISAFIFCMIATGVILMISRIRGASPEVMVLTGVALSSLFTAGTMFLQYFASDTQLAAVVFWTFGDVSRANWSELGLMSVLVTLACIYFLLNRWNYNAIDAGNETAKGLGVNVEQVRLFGMTISAMITAVLVAFLGVIGFVGLVCPHMVRRIIGDDQRYLIPGSCVMGGILLLTSDTVARLIVAPYVLPVAVLTAFMGAPVFIYLIIRGYKR; this is encoded by the coding sequence CGCTGATGGAAGAATCCCAGCTGATTATCTCGGTTATGTCAGAATAAAATACCTCTGGATTGTTTTTGGAATTATTCTCCTATTCTTTCTGTTTATCATATCCATTTCAGTTGGTGCTGTCTCCATACCACCATATGATGTTCTTATGACACTTTTTGGACAAAATGTGAATCATAAATACGATGCAATCATCTGGAATATCAGGCTTCCACAGGCATTGACCGCAATTATTGCAGGTATTGGTCTTTCTGTGGCAGGGGTTGCGATGCAGTCAATTCTCAGAAATCCCCTGGGATCGCCATTCACATTGGGAATATCCAATGCAGGTGCATTTGGAGCTGCAGTATCGGTGATATTTTTAGGGACAGGAAAGATACAATCCACCATTGCTAACCCGATTACCATAAATAACCCGTACATCACCACCATATCTGCATTCATCTTTTGTATGATTGCAACGGGAGTAATTCTTATGATCTCCCGAATTAGGGGAGCATCCCCTGAAGTAATGGTCCTCACTGGTGTAGCATTATCTTCATTATTTACTGCCGGGACCATGTTTCTGCAGTATTTTGCATCAGATACACAACTAGCCGCTGTTGTATTCTGGACATTTGGTGATGTAAGCCGTGCAAACTGGTCTGAACTCGGCCTTATGTCAGTCCTTGTCACCCTTGCCTGCATTTATTTTCTCTTAAACCGGTGGAATTACAATGCGATTGATGCGGGAAATGAGACTGCAAAAGGCCTTGGGGTGAACGTGGAACAAGTCAGGTTGTTTGGAATGACAATTTCTGCAATGATAACCGCCGTTCTTGTTGCATTTCTTGGAGTCATCGGATTTGTCGGCCTTGTCTGTCCCCATATGGTACGACGAATCATCGGTGATGATCAGCGGTACCTGATCCCCGGATCGTGCGTAATGGGAGGTATCCTGCTCCTGACATCTGACACCGTTGCACGGCTTATTGTTGCCCCATATGTCCTTCCTGTTGCAGTCCTTACAGCCTTTATGGGGGCTCCGGTATTTATTTATCTTATCATCAGGGGGTATAAGCGATGA